CCGCAAAAAGGTCACGCTGCGAAAGCAAACGCGACACCTAAGCGCTTCATTAAAGAAATCCGTACATCAGTAGCAGATTTCGAAATCGGTCAAGAGATTAAAGCAGATACTTTCGCTGCAGGCGAAATGGTTGATGTAACAGGTACGTCGAAAGGTAAAGGTTTCGCTGGTGCAATCAAGCGTCACAACCAATCACGTGGTCCAATGGCTCACGGTTCGCGTTACCACCGTCGCCCAGGTTCAATGGGTCCTGTTGCTCCTAACCGTGTATTCAAAGGGAAATTGCTCCCTGGACGCATGGGTGGAGAGCAAATCACTGTTCAAAACCTTGAAATCGTAAAAGTTGATGCAGAACGCGGCTTACTCCTCGTCAAGGGTGCTATCCCAGGCGCACGTAAGAGCCAAGTTGTCATCAAAACTGCGGTTAAAGGCAACTAATCCGTTTGCAAGGAAAGGAGGAATAACGAATGCCTAAAGTAGCTTTGCTTAACCAAACAGGTACACAAGTTGGAGACATCGAGCTCGCAGATGCCGTTTTCGGAATCGAGCCAAATGAAGCAGTCGTATACGATGCAATCGTCATGCAACAAGCTTCACGTCGCCAAGGTACACATGATACAAAAGGTCGCTCGGAAGTTCGCGGTGGCGGCCGTAAACCATGGAAACAAAAAGGTACTGGTCGTGCACGCCAAGGTTCGATCCGTTCGCCACAATGGGTTGGCGGTGGAACAGTCTTCGGTCCAACACCACGTTCGTACGCTTACAAACTTCCTAAAAAGGTTCGTCGTCTCGCACTTCGTTCAGCACTTTCTTCGAAAGTCGCTAACAACGAGTTCATCGTTCTTGAAGGATTGACAATCGATGCTCCTAAAACTAAGGACATGATCGCAGTATTCGCTGCTCTTTCAATCGAACGTAAAGTTCTCGTCGTTACTGCTGATTACAACGAGTCAGTCGTTCTTTCAACACGCAACATCCCAGGTGTCACAGTCGTTGACGCTGCGGGTGTAAACGTCCTTGATCTTGTCGCTCATGACAAAGTCATCATTACGAAGGACGCTGTTGCGAGAGTAGAGGAGGTGCTTGCATAATGGCACACACACACGACATTATCAAACGTCCTGTCATTACTGAACGTTCAGTAAACCAAATGGCTGAGAAAAAGTACACATTCGAAGTAGACGTGAAGGCATCTAAGACTCAAATCAAAGATGCAGTCGAAGCGATCTTCGGAGTGAAAGTTGACAAAGTCAACACATTGATCTCAAAACCAAAAGCAAAACGCGTAGGTCGTCACGCTGGTTACACAGCACGCCGCAAAAAAGCGGTCGTCACGCTTACTGCAGATAGCAAAGAACTCGATTACCTCGGTTAATCGGAACTCTGTAGAAAAGGAGGGAACTCTCGATGGGAATTAAAAAGTTTAAACCGACCACTAACGGTCGTCGTAATATGACTGCACTTGACTTTGCTGAGATTACGGCTTCACGTCCTGAAAAATCGTTAACTGAAAAGCTTTCGAAAAAGGGCGGACGTAACAACCAAGGTCGCTTGACAGTACGTCACCAAGGTGGCGGACACAAACGTAAATATCGTATCATCGACTTCAAACGGAACAAGGATGGCATCGCTGGTCGTGTCGCTACAATTGAGTACGATCCAAACCGCTCTGCTAACATCGCATTGATCCACTACATCGATGGTGAAAAACGCTACATCCTCGCACCGAAAGGCTTGAAAGTAGACATGCAAGTCATGGCTGGACCAGAAGCTGACATTAAAGTCGGTAATGCTCTTCCACTTTCAAACATCCCAGTCGGTACGTTGATCCACAACATCGAACTTAAGCCAGGTAAAGGTGGTCAGCTCGTTCGCGCAGCTGGTACTTCTGCTCAGCTTCTCGGTAAAGATGGTAAATACGCGATCGTTCGTCTTCAATCAGGCGAAACTCGTATGATCCTTGCTACTTGCCGTGCAACAGTCGGCGCTGTCGGTAATGAAGAGCACGAGCTCGTCAATATCGGTAAAGCTGGTCGTTCACGCTGGCTCGGAAAACGTCCTACAGTTCGTGGTTCTGTCATGAACCCAGTCGATCACCCACACGGTGGTGGTGAAGGACGTGCTCCAATCGGTCGTTCGGGCCCACTTACTCCTTGGGGTAAACCGGCACTCGGATACAAAACTCGTAAGAAAAACAAAGCGAGCGATAAATATATCGTCCGTCGTTCTAAAAAATAATTACATGATTTCTGGACGGTTCGTAGGAACCGTTCCTGAATCATGCCAAAGGGAGGTACAACTATGGGTCGCAGCTTGAAAAAAGGTCCATTCGCAGATCACCATCTGCTCGCTAAGGTTGATAAAGCCAACGAAGCTGGTGACAAACATGTCATCAAAACTTGGTCACGCCGCTCGACAATCTTCCCAGAGTTCATCGGTCACACGATCGCTGTCTACGATGGTCGTAAACACGTACCGGTTTACGTGACAGAAGATATGGTCGGTCACAAACTTGGTGAATTCGCTCCAACACGTTCTTACAAAGGACATGCTGGAAACGATAAGAAAACGAAACGTTAATCTGAGGGGAGGTACTCATTATGCAATCAAAAGCATCGGCTAATATGGTTCGCATTGCTCCTCGTAAGGCACGTCTCGTAGTAGACTTAATCCGCGGGAAGCAAATCGGCGAAGCACTTTCGATTCTTGCTTACACGAACAAGGCAGCAACGCCAATCGTTGAGAAAGTATTGAAATCGGCAATCGCGAACGCTGAGCACAACTTCGACATGAACATCGAAAACCTCGTAGTCACTGAGGCTTACGTAAACGAAGGTCCAACGCTCAAACGTTTCCGCCCACGTGCAATGGGTCGCGCAAGCCGCATCAACAAACGTACGAGCCACGTTCACATCGTGGTATCTGAAAAATAAGGAGGGATTACCGTGGGTCAGAAGATTAACCCAACTGGTCTTCGCGTAGGTATCATCAAAGACTGGGAATCACGTTGGTTCGCAGATAAAGACTATGCTGATCTCCTTCATGAAGACTACGTAGTTCGTGAATATATCGAAAAACGTCTTAAAGACGCTAGTGTCTCTAAAGTAGAAATCGAGCGCGCAGCTAACCGCTTGAACATCTCACTTCACACTGCTAAGCCTGGTATGGTTATCGGTAAAGGCGGTTCTGAAATCGAAACACTTCGTAAAGACATCACTAACCTTGCAAAAGGCAAACGCGTTCACGTTAACGTCGTTGAAGTGAAAAACCCGGATGCAGTTGCTAAGCTCGTCGCTGAGAACATCGCTCGCCAACTTGAAGGTCGCGTATCGTTCCGTCGTGCTATGAAGCAATCAATCCAACGCTCAATGCGTTCTGGTATCAAAGGAATCAAGACTGAAGTTTCTGGTCGTCTTGGTGGCGCTGATATCGCTCGTTCTGAGAAGTATTCGGAAGGAACAGTTCCACTTCATACACTCCGTGCAGACATCGATTACGGTACTGCAGAAGCTGATACAACTTACGGCAAAATTGGCGTAAAAGTATGGCTCCACCACGGTGAAGTGCTTCCTACGAAAAAAGCAGCAGCAAACGAAGAATAATCCACATCCGTCTAGGGAAGGAGGCAACACAACATGTTGTTACCAAAACGTGTAAAATATCGTCGTGTTCACCGCGGCAACATGCGTGGTAAAGCGAAACGTGGTACTACAGTACACTTCGGCGAGTTCGGTATCCAAGCTCAAGAAGCTAGCTGGATCACTAGCCGTCAAATCGAATCAGCGCGTATCGCGATGACTCGTTATATGAAACGTGGTGGTAAAGTGTGGATCAAGATCTTCCCACACAAGCCATACACTAAAAAACCTCTTGAAGTCCGAATGGGTTCAGGTAAAGGTGCTCCGGAGGGCTGGGTAGCAGTCGTCAAACCGGGTAAAGTAATGTTCGAAATCGCAGGAGTATCGGAAGAGATCGCACGCGAAGCTCTCCGTCTTGCATCACACAAACTTCCAGTAAAATGTAAGTTCGTAAAACGTGAAGAAAATGGTGGTGATACGAATGAAAGCAACTGATCTCCGTCAGCAAACAACTGAAGAGCTTAACGGTAAAGTCGGTTCGTGGAAAGAAGAGTTGTTCAACCTTCGTTTCCAACTCGCGACTGGTCAGCTTGAGAACCCTGCTCGTATCCGTGAAGTGCGCAAGTCGATTGCACGCGCGAAAACCGTTCTTCGTGAACGCGAACTCGGCATCAACAACGCATAATTCACTCGGATTCTGAGAGGAGGAACACTCAATGGAACGCACTAACAACCGCAAAGTGTTAACTGGACGCGTCGTTTCTGACAAAATGGACAAAACGATCGTAGTTACAGTTGAAACAAAAGTAAAGCACAAGCTTTACGGCAAACGCGTAAACTACTCTAAAAAGTACAAAGCGCATGATGAAAACAACACAGCTAAAATCGGTGATGTTGTACGCATTCAAGAAACACGTCCATTATCTAAGGACAAACGTTTCCGTCTCGTAGAAGTCATTGAAGAAGCAGTAATCATCTAAACTCTAATTAGTTCGGGTGAATAAACATCCGGAGGGAGGTACAATCGTATGATTCAACAAGAATCTCGCTTAAAAGTAGCAGACAACTCAGGAGCTCGTGAAGTCTTGACGATCAAAGTCCTCGGTGGTTCTGGTCGTAAAACTGCTAACATTGGTGACGTTATTGTTTGTACAGTAAAACAAGCAACACCAGGTGGCGTTGTCAAAAAAGGTGAAGTTGTACGCGCAGTAGTCGTTCGTACTAAACGCGGCGTTCGTCGTAAAGACGGTTCGTACATCCGTTTTGACGAAAACGCAGCAGTCATCATCAAAGATGACAAAAGCCCACGTGGCACACGTATCTTCGGACCAGTCGCACGCGAACTTCGTGAAAAAGACTTCATGAAGATCGTCTCGTTGGCACCGGAAGTACTTTAATTCCAAAGAATTCCTACAAGGAGGTGCTCTAACGATGCATGTCAAAAAAGGTGATAAAGTTCAGGTTATGACTGGTAAAGACAAAGGCAAACAAGGCGTTGTCCTTACAGCTATGCCTAAAAAAGATCGCGTAATCGTCGAAGGCGTTAACATGATCAAAAAACACTCAAAACCTTCTCAACTCAACCCGCAAGGCGGAATTGTCGAGAAAGAAGCACCGATTCACGTATCGAACGTTATGCTCATCGACCCTAAGACAGGTAACCCAACACGCGTTGGTTTCACTGTGGTTGACGGCAAGAAAGTACGTATCGCTAAAAAATCGGGCGAAGCTTTAGATAAATAAGAAGATTTAAAGAAAGGAGGTCCACTTTCTGATGAACCGTTTAAAAGCTAAATACCAAGACGAAATCGTCAAAGTAATGATGGAGAAATTCAATTACAGTTCTGTAATGCAAGCGCCGAAAGTCGATAAAATCGTAATCAACATGGGTGTTGGTGACGCTGTTACGAACTCTAAGGCACTTGACATGGCAGTTGAAGAGCTTCAGCTCCTCACTGGTCAGAAGCCACTCATCACGAAAGCTAAGAAATCAATCGCTGGTTTCAAACTTCGTGAAGGTATGCCAATCGGTGCGAAGGTTACACTTCGTGGCGAGCGCATGTACGAATTCCTCGACAAGTTGATCAACGTGTCACTTCCACGTGTACGTGACTTCCGTGGCGTATCGAAAAAATCTTTCGATGGCCGTGGTAACTACACGCTAGGCGTGAAGGAACAATTGATCTTCCCAGAGATCGACTACGATCGCGTATCGAAAGTCCGTGGTATGGACATCGTTATCGTAACTACTGCTAACACGGATGAAGAGTCACGTGAGCTTCTCACAGCACTCGGCATGCCATTCCAAAAATAAGGGAGGTCGACAACATGGCTAAGAAATCAATGATCGCACGTGAAGTAAAACGTCAAGCACTCGTTGAGCGCTACGCTGAAAAACGCGCAGAATTGAAAGCACAAGGCGACTACATCGGCTTGAGCAAACTCCCACGTAACTCTTCAGCGGTTCGTTTACACAACCGTTGTAGTATCACTGGCCGTCCACACGGTTACATTGGTAAATTCGGTATCAGCCGTATTAAGTTCCGTGATCTTGCTCATAAAGGTCAAATCCCTGGTGTTAAAAAAGCAAGCTGGTAATTCATTAAAGTTGTGAAAGGAGGTACATCGCATGGTTATGACAGATCCGATTGCAGATATGCTTACACGCATTCGTAATGCAAACATGGTTCGCCATGAGAAGTTGGAAATGCCAGCTTCTACAATCAAACGTGAAGTCGCTGAAATCCTCAAACGTGAAGGTTTCATCCGCGATGTTGAATATCTCGAGGACAGCAAACAAGGTACGCTCCGCGTATTCCTTAAATACGGCGCAAGCAACGAGCGCGTCATCACTGGACTCAAACGTATCTCGAAACCAGGTCTTCGCGTTTACGCGAAAGCTGATGAAATCCCGAAAGTACTCGGTGGTCTCGGAATCGCTATCGTTTCAACATCTAAAGGTGTAATGACTGACAAAGAAGCTCGCCAACAAAAAGTCGGCGGCGAAGTGATCGCATACATCTGGTAATACACGCATAAAAAGAACGGAGGTGTCTTAAATGTCACGTATTGGTAAAAAGCCAGTCGTCATCCCAGCAGGCGTTACAGTAACAGTTGAAAACAACACGGTTACGGTAAAAGGTCCTAAAGGGGAACTCACACGCGAGTTCAGCCCAGCTATGGCGATCAACGTAGAAGGTAATGAATTGACTGTCACTCGTCCGAACGACGAGAAAGCAAGCCGTACGATCCACGGAACGACTCGTGCGCTTATCGCGAACATGGTCGAAGGTGTAAACAACGGTTTCGCTAAGACACTCGATATCCAAGGTGTTGGTTACCGTGCACAAAAGCAAGGTAACAAAATCGTACTCAACCTCGGTTACTCACACCCAATCGAGTACACTCCGGAACAAGGCATCGAAGTCGAAGTTCCTACGAATACGCAACTCATCGTTCGCGGAATCAGCAAAGAACGTGTTGGTCACGTCGCTGCATTGATCCGTTCGTACCGTCAGCCTGAGCCGTACAAAGGTAAAGGTATTCGTTACAGTGATGAAGTCGTTCGTCGTAAAGAAGGTAAAACAGGTAAGTAATTCGCAAATGCGAATTGACCGGAAAGGAGTGGCATAAATGATCTCAAAGGCAGATAAAAACGCTACGCGTAAAAAACGTCATGGTCGTGTCCGTCGTACAATCATCGGGACTGCAACACGTCCACGTATGAACGTATTCCGTTCGAACAAGAACATTTACGTACAAGTCATTGACGATGCAACACATGCAACACTCGCATCTGCATCATCACTCGACCTTGAAAAAGGCAACACGACTGACGCTGCAACAGCAGTTGGTAAGCTTGCAGCTGAGCGCGCTCTTGAAAAGGGTATTGAAACAGTCGTTTTCGACCGTGGAGGATATCTCTATCATGGACGTATCAAAGCTGTAGCTGAAGCAGCTCGTGAAGCTGGTCTCAAATTCTAATAGAAAAGGAGGGAACCTCTACATGCGCCAGTTAGAAATTAACATGGATCAACTCGAAGAACGCGTTGTTACCGTAAACCGCGTCGCGAAAGTAGTAAAAGGTGGCCGTCGCTTCCGTTTTGCTGCACTCGTCGTCGTTGGTGACAAGAATGGTCACGTAGGTTTCGGTACGGGTAAAGCTCAGGAAGTGCCTGAAGCGATCCGTAAAGCAATCGAAGATGCTAAGAAAAACATGGTTAACGTTCCAATCGTTAACACAACAATTCCACACGAAGTCAACGGTGTATTCGGTGCAGGTCACGTCTTCTTGAAGCCTGCTTCTGAAGGTACTGGAGTCATCGCTGGTGGTCCAGTTCGTGCGGTTCTCGAATTAGCGGGAATCAACGACATTCTTTCAAAATCACTTGGATCAAGCACTCCAATCAACATGGTTCGTGCGACTGTCGAAGGTCTCACATCACTCAAACGTGCTGAAGAAGTTGCGAAACTCCGCGGTAAAACCGTCGAAGAACTTCGCGGTTAAGAAAGGGAGGGAAAACAGATGGCGAAACTCGCAGTTACCCTCACACGCAGCATGATCGGTCGTCCGGAGAACCAACGCGTTACTACTCGTACGCTTGGTCTCCGTAAGATGCACCAGACTGTTGTCGTACCTGACAACGCTGCTATGCGTGGGATGATTAACCACGTGTCACACTTAGTGACAGTAAAAGAAATTCAAGAGTAATAGTTCGATATAATTTTATGAGGAGGTGCCCCACTATGAAACTCCATGAATTGAAACCAGCTACTGGTTCACGTTCAGAACGCAACCGTGTAGGTCGCGGTATGTCTTCTGGTAACGGTAAGACTTCTGGCCGTGGTCACAAAGGTCAAAAAGCTCGTTCAGGCGGTGGTGTTCGTCCAGGTTTCGAAGGTGGACAAAACCCACTTTACCGTCGTTTACCAAAACGCGGCTTCAACAACCCAACTCGTAAAGAGTTCGCGGTCATTAACCTTGACACACTCAACCGTTTTGAAGAAGGAACTGAAATCACTCCAGAACTTCTTGTCGAGACTCGTACAGTCAAAGGCATGAAAGACGGCGTTAAGATCCTTTCTAACGGTAAGATCGAAAAGAAACTAACAGTTAAAGCTCATAAGTTCTCCGAAGCTGCGAAGCAAGCGATCGAAGCTGCCGGCGGTACGGTTGAGGTGATCTAATGTTTCAAGCGATCTCCAATATGTGGCGCGTAGCTGACATTCGTCGGCGCATTCTCTTTACCTTGGCATTGGTCATCGTGTTCCGGATCGGAGCACATATCCCGGTGCCGATGGTAAACACGGAAGTGTTCAAGATCGACCAGAATGGTATTCTTGGTTTCTTGAACTCGTTCGGTGGGAATGCTTTGCAGAATTTCTCACTCTTTGCGATGGGAATCATGCCGTATATCACGGCCTCGATCGTTGTCCAACTCTTACAGATGGACGTTGTTCCAAAGTTTGCCGAATGGGCAAAACAAGGAGAGGCGGGCCGTAAGAAGTTAGCAACGGTAACGCGCTATGGAACGATCGTACTCGGATTAGTCCAAGCGTTTGGAATCGCGCTTGGATTTAACCGTATCTACCCAGGTCTTGTCGACGAACAGTTCGGCACCTGGACATACGTTATGATTGCACTCGTATTGACAGCGGGAACAGCATTCTTGATGTTCATCGGTGAACTCATCACGGAGAAGGGCATTGGTAACGGGATATCAATGATCATCTTCGCTGGGATCGTCGCGGGCTTCCCGAATGCATTCCGCCAGATTTACGAAACGAAGCTCCAAAATGCAGGGGATGCTTTGTTTGTAAACGTGCTTTATATCGTACTCTTGCTTTTAATCATCATCGCGGTCATCGTCGGAGTCATCTACGTCCAGCAAGCTGCACGTAAGATTCCGATTCAGTACGCTAAGCGTACGGTGAACCGGACACCAGTTGGCGGTCAATCGGCACACTTGCCGATCAAATTGAACGCTGCCGGTGTTATTCCAGTCATCTTCGCGGTGTCGTTCATGGTGACGCCACCAACGATTGCGAGTTTCTTTGCAAGTCCGGAAACGGCAACGAAGATCCGTGACATCTTCGACTACACGAGTCCAATCGGTATGTCGATCTATGTGGCACTGATCATCGCGTTCTCGTACTTCTACACATTTGTTCAGGTGAACCCGGAACAAATGGCAGAGAACCTTCAAAAACAAGGCGGATACATTCCTGGTATTCGTCCTGGTAAGCAAACGGAGCAGTACATCACGAAGATTCTATACCGTCTGACATTCTTCGGTTCACTCTTCCTCGCTGTCATCGCGGTGACGCCGACATTCTTTATTAAGTTTGCTGGCTTACCGAACTCGGTGCAGATTGGTGGAACGAGCTTGTTGATCGTCATCGGTGTAGGACTAGAGACGATGAAACAGATTGAAAGCCAATTGGTTAAACGACACTACAAAGGCTTTATCCGATAAGGCGGGAGGAAGGGGACCATCCCTTTCCTTTCTGTTGTGTCTATAGAGCTATAGAAGTGGAGGCTACCGACATGAATCTAGTATTGATGGGTTTGCCGGGTGCTGGTAAAGGAACGCAGGCTGCGAAAATCATCGAAGACTATGCGATCCCCCATATCTCGACAGGCGACATGTTCCGCGCGGCGATCAAAGATTCAACGCCACTCGGACAAGAAGCGAAATCATACATGGATAAAGGGGAACTCGTTCCGGACGAAGTCACAATCGGCATCGTACGTGAGCGTCTCGCCAAAGAAGACTGTGCAAATGGTTTTCTCCTTGACGGTTTCCCACGCACAGTGAAACAAGCAGATGCTCTTGAAGCATTACTTGAAGATCTGGGCAAACAAATTGATCACGTCATCCACATCGGTGTAGACCCGGAGAAACTTGTCCCTCGTTTGACAGGTCGCCGGATTTGCCCAACTTGCGGAGCAACGTATCATGTTCTCTATAACCCACCAAAAGTGGAGGGGATCTGTGATATCGACGGATCAGCACTTGTACAACGTGAAGATGACCAAGAGGAGACAGTACGTCGTCGCTTGGAAGTCAACGTCGCTCAAGCGCAACCTTTGATTGACTTTTACGCAGAAAAAGGGTATCTTCGTAATTTGGACGGTGATCGTCCAATCAACGATGTATATTCCGATGTTCAGGCACTCCTTGGTGATCAGTAATGATCATCACGAAAGCGCCGCGTGAAATCGACATCATGCGTAAAGCAGGACAAATCGTCGCCCGGACGCATAAGGAGCTTCAAGCTCACATTCGCCCAGGTATCACGACGGGGCAACTCGACGCGATCGCTGAACGCTATATTCGAAGTCAAGGGGCAACACCATCGTTTAAAGGGTATAATGGTTTCACGGGTAGCATCTGTGCTTCCGTGAACGAAGAGCTTGTCCATGGTATTCCGGGAGATCGTGTACTTCAGGACGGTGACATCATCTCGATTGACATCGGAGCAGAGTACAATGGGTATCACGGAGATTCAGCCTGGACATATCCGGTAGGTACAATCTCTGAAGAGACGAAGCGGTTACTTGACGTAACTGAAGAATCTCTGTATAAAGGATTGGAGCGCGCCAAAGCTGGCGTGCACCTGACAGATATTTCGCATGCGATTCAGTCACATGTTGAAGCAGCGAATTTTTCTGTAGTCCGCGAATATGTGGGCCACGGCGTGGGACAAAATTTGCATGAAGATCCGCAAATTCCAC
This region of Exiguobacterium acetylicum DSM 20416 genomic DNA includes:
- a CDS encoding adenylate kinase; its protein translation is MNLVLMGLPGAGKGTQAAKIIEDYAIPHISTGDMFRAAIKDSTPLGQEAKSYMDKGELVPDEVTIGIVRERLAKEDCANGFLLDGFPRTVKQADALEALLEDLGKQIDHVIHIGVDPEKLVPRLTGRRICPTCGATYHVLYNPPKVEGICDIDGSALVQREDDQEETVRRRLEVNVAQAQPLIDFYAEKGYLRNLDGDRPINDVYSDVQALLGDQ
- the map gene encoding type I methionyl aminopeptidase, with product MIITKAPREIDIMRKAGQIVARTHKELQAHIRPGITTGQLDAIAERYIRSQGATPSFKGYNGFTGSICASVNEELVHGIPGDRVLQDGDIISIDIGAEYNGYHGDSAWTYPVGTISEETKRLLDVTEESLYKGLERAKAGVHLTDISHAIQSHVEAANFSVVREYVGHGVGQNLHEDPQIPHYGPPGKGPRLKTGMTLAIEPMVNVGKRYVRTLSDNWTVVTVDGSMCAHFEHTIAITDDGYEILTVDAE